In Bacillus sp. KH172YL63, one genomic interval encodes:
- the smpB gene encoding SsrA-binding protein SmpB — protein sequence MPKGEGKLIAQNKKARHDYAVEETYEAGLVLQGTEIKSIRGGRVNLKDSFARVQNGEIFIHNMHISPYEQGNRFNHEPLRTRKLLLHRKQINKLIGDSKEAGYSIVPLKLYIKNGVAKLLIGLARGKKKYDKREDLKRKEANRSIQRELAQRQKGM from the coding sequence ATGCCAAAGGGAGAAGGCAAGCTTATTGCCCAAAATAAAAAGGCGAGGCATGATTATGCCGTAGAAGAAACATATGAAGCAGGTCTTGTACTGCAGGGGACGGAAATCAAATCGATCCGCGGTGGCCGTGTGAACCTGAAGGATTCCTTCGCCCGCGTACAGAACGGCGAAATCTTCATCCACAACATGCATATCAGCCCATATGAGCAGGGAAATCGATTCAATCATGAACCGCTCAGAACCCGTAAACTGCTCCTTCACCGGAAACAGATCAACAAGCTGATCGGAGATTCGAAGGAAGCGGGATACTCGATCGTTCCGTTAAAGCTCTACATCAAAAACGGTGTGGCCAAGCTGTTGATCGGACTTGCACGTGGTAAGAAGAAATATGATAAGCGTGAAGACCTGAAACGGAAAGAAGCGAACCGATCCATCCAGCGTGAACTTGCTCAGCGCCAAAAAGGGATGTAA
- the rnr gene encoding ribonuclease R codes for MDENIKEHVDRLLSYMKEEAYKPLTVQELEEAFGIEGSTNFKDFVKALVVMEEKGLVVRTRSNRYGLPEKMNLVRGKISAHAKGFAFVIPEESGMDDIFIPPNETNNAMHGDIVLVRVSTSSSGSRREGTVVRIVERGVDQMVGTFTESKHFGFVIPDDKKFASDIFIPKSAQMGATEGHKVVVKLTSYPEGRKSAEGEVIEILGHKNDPGVDILSIIHKHGIDIEFPDEVMDQANNVPSEIDESEITNRKDLRDQTIVTIDGADAKDLDDAVTVTKLDNGNYKLGVHIADVTHYVKESSPIDQEAFDRGTSVYLVDRVIPMIPHRLSNGICSLNPKVDRLTLSCDMEISPEGEVVKHEIFQSVIKTTERMTYSDVNKILVDKDEELRNQYEPLVPMFEDMENLAQILRTKRMKRGAIDFDFKEAKVFVNEEGEPTEVVLRERSVAEKLIEEFMLVANETVAEHFHWMDVPFIYRIHEDPKEDKLQRFFEFITNFGLIVKGTANSIHPRALQEIVEDVQGEPEEMVVSTMMLRSMQQAKYDPESLGHFGLATEFYTHFTSPIRRYPDLIVHRLIRTYLIEGKLDQATREKWGAQMGHIAEHTSSRERRAVDAERETDELKKAEYMEDKVGEEYDGIISSVTNFGLFVELPNTIEGLVHVSYMTDDYYRFDERHLAMIGERTANVFRIGDEITVRVVNVNKDERAIDFEIVGMKGKRQEREGRVRSISSDKGGNRDKSNRSSSRKKDGEWSTRPPKNNKKKKSNKKHFENAPRSKRKKKK; via the coding sequence ATGGACGAAAATATTAAAGAGCATGTGGATAGGCTCCTTTCCTATATGAAGGAAGAAGCGTATAAGCCATTGACGGTACAGGAGCTTGAAGAGGCATTCGGAATTGAAGGATCGACGAACTTCAAGGACTTTGTCAAAGCGCTTGTTGTAATGGAAGAGAAGGGCCTTGTCGTACGTACGAGAAGCAATCGTTACGGCCTGCCTGAAAAAATGAATCTGGTAAGAGGGAAGATATCCGCTCATGCGAAAGGATTTGCGTTTGTGATACCGGAAGAATCGGGAATGGACGACATTTTCATCCCTCCTAACGAGACAAATAACGCCATGCATGGTGACATTGTATTAGTAAGGGTTTCGACATCTTCTTCAGGTTCACGCCGGGAAGGGACCGTTGTGCGTATCGTGGAGCGTGGGGTCGATCAAATGGTCGGTACGTTCACCGAGAGCAAGCATTTCGGGTTTGTCATCCCTGACGATAAAAAGTTCGCGAGCGATATCTTTATCCCGAAATCCGCTCAGATGGGAGCGACGGAAGGACATAAAGTCGTCGTGAAATTGACTTCCTATCCTGAAGGCAGAAAGAGTGCCGAGGGTGAGGTCATTGAAATCCTCGGTCATAAAAATGATCCTGGAGTCGATATCCTCTCGATCATCCATAAGCACGGAATTGATATTGAATTCCCTGATGAGGTCATGGATCAGGCGAACAACGTGCCGAGTGAAATCGATGAATCTGAGATCACGAACCGGAAAGACCTCCGGGACCAGACCATCGTCACGATCGACGGTGCAGATGCGAAGGACCTTGATGATGCGGTCACGGTCACAAAGCTCGACAACGGGAACTATAAGCTGGGGGTACACATCGCAGACGTGACCCACTATGTGAAAGAAAGCTCCCCGATTGATCAGGAGGCATTTGACAGAGGGACGTCGGTTTACCTTGTAGACCGGGTCATCCCGATGATTCCGCACCGCTTATCGAACGGGATCTGTTCCCTTAATCCGAAAGTGGACCGCTTGACCCTTTCATGTGATATGGAGATTTCACCTGAAGGCGAAGTCGTCAAACATGAAATCTTCCAGAGCGTCATCAAGACGACGGAAAGAATGACGTATTCTGATGTGAACAAGATCCTCGTGGATAAGGACGAAGAACTGCGTAATCAATACGAGCCCCTCGTCCCGATGTTCGAAGACATGGAGAACCTTGCACAGATCCTCCGTACAAAACGGATGAAGCGGGGCGCCATCGATTTTGATTTCAAAGAGGCGAAAGTGTTTGTGAATGAAGAAGGGGAGCCGACTGAAGTCGTCCTCCGTGAACGTTCGGTTGCCGAGAAGCTGATCGAAGAGTTCATGCTGGTGGCGAATGAAACAGTGGCCGAGCATTTCCACTGGATGGACGTTCCGTTCATTTACCGTATCCACGAAGATCCGAAAGAAGATAAGCTGCAGCGTTTCTTCGAGTTCATCACGAACTTCGGATTGATCGTGAAAGGAACAGCGAACAGCATCCATCCACGTGCCCTTCAGGAAATTGTCGAGGACGTACAGGGAGAGCCGGAGGAGATGGTCGTTTCAACCATGATGCTCCGCTCCATGCAGCAGGCGAAGTATGACCCTGAAAGCCTTGGTCACTTCGGACTGGCGACAGAGTTCTACACTCACTTCACCTCGCCGATCCGCCGCTATCCTGACTTGATCGTTCACCGTTTGATCAGAACCTACCTGATCGAAGGGAAACTCGACCAGGCGACCCGTGAAAAGTGGGGCGCCCAAATGGGTCACATTGCAGAGCATACGTCGAGCAGGGAGCGCCGTGCCGTCGATGCCGAGCGTGAAACCGATGAGCTGAAGAAAGCAGAGTATATGGAAGATAAGGTCGGTGAGGAATACGACGGAATCATCAGTTCGGTTACGAATTTCGGACTGTTCGTCGAATTGCCGAATACGATCGAAGGCCTGGTCCATGTCAGCTATATGACCGATGATTATTACCGTTTTGACGAGCGCCACCTTGCCATGATCGGTGAAAGGACGGCCAATGTGTTCCGGATCGGTGACGAAATCACGGTACGCGTCGTCAACGTCAATAAAGATGAACGGGCAATAGACTTTGAAATCGTTGGCATGAAGGGCAAACGCCAGGAACGTGAAGGCCGTGTCCGTTCGATTTCTTCGGATAAAGGTGGTAACCGTGACAAATCAAATCGCTCTTCTTCCCGCAAGAAGGACGGGGAGTGGTCAACACGTCCGCCTAAAAACAACAAAAAGAAAAAGTCGAATAAGAAACACTTTGAAAATGCACCCCGAAGCAAACGTAAAAAGAAGAAATAA
- a CDS encoding alpha/beta hydrolase, with the protein MKTVLPKPFTFEAGPRAVLLLHGFTGNSADVRMLGRFLEKKGYSSHAPHYKGHGVPPEELVHTGPADWWQDVMDGYEHLKSKGYEEIAVAGLSLGGVFSLKLGYTVPVKGIVPMCAPMYIKSEEVMYQGVVDYAREFKKFEGKQEDQIEKEIEEFKKTPMNTLKALQELIADVRENVDMIYSPTFVVQARHDHMINTDSANIIYDSVESDEKEIKWYEESGHVITLDKEKEQLHEDVYAFLEKLDWKV; encoded by the coding sequence ATGAAAACCGTTTTACCTAAACCATTTACCTTTGAAGCAGGGCCCCGTGCCGTATTATTGCTTCACGGCTTTACAGGGAATTCTGCCGATGTCCGGATGCTTGGACGTTTCCTGGAGAAAAAGGGCTATTCATCCCACGCCCCTCATTATAAAGGACATGGTGTCCCGCCTGAAGAATTGGTCCACACAGGGCCTGCTGACTGGTGGCAGGATGTCATGGACGGTTATGAGCATTTAAAGAGCAAGGGATATGAAGAGATCGCGGTTGCCGGCCTGTCACTGGGAGGGGTATTTTCTCTGAAATTAGGTTACACTGTACCTGTAAAGGGTATTGTCCCTATGTGTGCGCCAATGTATATAAAAAGTGAAGAAGTCATGTATCAAGGGGTTGTGGATTACGCCCGTGAATTTAAGAAATTTGAAGGAAAACAGGAAGATCAAATTGAAAAAGAAATAGAAGAATTCAAGAAAACGCCGATGAATACATTGAAGGCCCTGCAGGAATTGATTGCAGATGTGCGTGAGAACGTGGATATGATCTATTCACCGACGTTTGTTGTACAGGCCAGACATGACCATATGATCAATACAGATTCAGCAAACATCATTTATGACAGCGTTGAGTCTGATGAGAAAGAAATCAAGTGGTACGAAGAGTCCGGTCATGTCATTACATTAGATAAAGAAAAAGAACAGCTTCATGAAGACGTCTACGCTTTCTTAGAGAAGTTGGACTGGAAGGTTTGA
- the ltrA gene encoding group II intron reverse transcriptase/maturase yields the protein MLMNMILSKPNMLEALKRVERNKGSHGVDDMPVQNLRSHIMREWQSIRKNLLGGTYKPGPVRRIEIPKPDGGVRLLGIPTVTDRMIQQSIAQILSGIYEPTFSDHSYGFRPNRSAHDAVRKAKMYIREGYRWVIDIDLEKFFDRVNHDKLMGLLAKKVKDKALLKLIRSYLNAGIMIEGVKVKSEEGTPQGGPLSPLLSNIILNELDQELEKRGLRFIRYADDCNIFVRSPKAGNRVMTSVTTFLEKKLKLKVNRKKSAVDRPWRRTFLGFSFTSNRKPKVRVASKSIKRLKQKIRSLTSRSSGWSMEVRIRKLNQYLMGWIGYFQLADTHSFLKYLDAWIRRRLRMCLWKQWKLPKTKVRNLIALGVPKWKAYEWGNTRKGYWRIAQSPILHRTLGNSFWNRQGLLSLIDRYESLRQSS from the coding sequence ATGTTGATGAATATGATTCTGTCTAAACCGAATATGCTTGAAGCACTGAAACGTGTAGAACGTAATAAGGGAAGCCATGGCGTGGATGATATGCCCGTACAAAACCTGCGATCGCATATCATGCGCGAATGGCAGTCGATTCGCAAGAATCTCCTTGGGGGAACCTACAAGCCGGGCCCGGTACGTCGAATCGAAATCCCGAAACCAGACGGCGGCGTCCGGTTGTTAGGCATCCCAACGGTGACAGACCGTATGATTCAACAATCAATTGCCCAGATACTCTCCGGGATATACGAGCCGACCTTCTCTGATCATAGTTATGGGTTCCGACCAAATCGGAGTGCCCATGACGCCGTTAGAAAAGCGAAGATGTATATCCGGGAAGGATATCGCTGGGTTATCGATATAGATTTAGAGAAATTCTTTGACAGAGTGAATCATGATAAGCTCATGGGTCTTCTGGCGAAGAAAGTAAAGGACAAAGCACTTCTGAAACTGATTCGTTCTTACCTCAATGCAGGAATTATGATAGAAGGTGTAAAGGTGAAAAGTGAGGAAGGTACGCCACAGGGCGGACCTCTCAGTCCATTGCTTTCTAACATCATTTTGAATGAACTGGACCAGGAATTAGAGAAACGGGGGCTACGCTTTATACGGTACGCAGATGATTGTAATATCTTTGTCCGTTCGCCAAAAGCCGGTAACCGGGTGATGACTTCAGTGACAACGTTTCTTGAGAAGAAACTTAAACTGAAGGTAAACCGAAAGAAATCTGCGGTGGACCGACCTTGGAGAAGAACGTTCCTTGGCTTTAGTTTTACATCAAATCGCAAACCAAAAGTCAGAGTGGCCTCCAAAAGTATAAAACGGTTAAAACAGAAAATCCGCTCTCTAACTTCCAGATCTTCAGGATGGTCGATGGAGGTTCGAATCAGAAAGCTGAACCAATATTTAATGGGATGGATCGGCTATTTTCAGCTGGCTGATACACACAGCTTCCTAAAATACCTGGATGCATGGATCAGAAGAAGATTGCGAATGTGTCTGTGGAAGCAGTGGAAACTGCCGAAAACTAAAGTCCGTAACCTCATTGCGCTCGGCGTTCCAAAATGGAAGGCGTATGAATGGGGAAATACCCGGAAGGGATATTGGAGGATCGCACAAAGTCCAATACTACACAGAACCCTTGGCAATTCCTTTTGGAATCGCCAAGGGCTCCTAAGTCTTATCGATAGGTATGAAAGTCTTCGTCAATCATCTTGA
- the secG gene encoding preprotein translocase subunit SecG codes for MHTILITLLIIVSIALIALVLLQSGKSAGLSGAISGGAEQLFGKQKARGIDLVLHRITIVLSVLFFVLTIAIVAI; via the coding sequence ATGCACACAATACTCATCACTTTACTTATTATCGTATCGATTGCACTTATTGCTCTTGTATTACTTCAGTCAGGTAAAAGTGCTGGACTTTCAGGGGCCATCTCTGGTGGTGCAGAACAACTTTTCGGAAAACAAAAAGCGCGTGGTATTGACTTGGTACTTCACAGAATTACCATCGTATTATCAGTACTATTCTTCGTACTTACCATTGCGATCGTAGCTATCTAA
- the eno gene encoding phosphopyruvate hydratase: MPIITDVYAREVLDSRGNPTIEVEVYTQSGAFGRALVPSGASTGEYEAVELRDGDKGRYLGKGVEKAVDNVNNEIAEEIIGYDVTEQVAIDHAMMALDGTDNKGKLGANAILGVSMAVARAAADFFGVELYQYLGGFNAKQLPVPMMNIVNGGEHADNNVDIQEFMVMPVGASTFKEGLRMGTEIFHSLKAVLKAKGYNTAVGDEGGFAPNLKSNEEALSTIIEAIEKAGYKPGEEVLLAMDVAASEIYNKEDGKYHLSGEGVVRTSAEMVDWYEEMCNKYPIISIEDGLDENDWDGFKLLTDRIGKKVQLVGDDLFVTNTTKLSQGIEQGIGNSILIKVNQIGTLTETFDAIEMAKRAGYTAVISHRSGETEDSTIADIAVATNAGQIKTGAPSRTDRVAKYNQLLRIEDQLAHTAQYLGAKTFYNVNR; this comes from the coding sequence ATGCCAATCATTACAGACGTATACGCACGTGAAGTATTAGATTCACGCGGTAACCCAACAATCGAAGTAGAAGTTTATACACAATCAGGTGCTTTCGGGCGCGCGCTTGTTCCATCCGGCGCTTCAACTGGTGAATACGAAGCAGTAGAACTTCGTGATGGCGACAAAGGCCGCTACCTTGGTAAAGGGGTAGAAAAAGCAGTAGATAACGTAAACAACGAAATCGCTGAAGAAATCATCGGATACGATGTAACTGAACAAGTTGCAATCGATCACGCGATGATGGCGCTTGACGGTACAGACAACAAAGGTAAATTAGGTGCTAACGCAATCCTTGGTGTTTCCATGGCTGTTGCACGCGCAGCTGCAGACTTCTTCGGAGTTGAATTATACCAATACCTTGGCGGATTCAACGCGAAGCAACTTCCAGTTCCAATGATGAACATCGTTAACGGCGGAGAGCACGCTGATAACAACGTAGACATCCAGGAATTCATGGTTATGCCTGTAGGAGCTTCTACTTTCAAAGAAGGTCTTCGCATGGGTACTGAAATCTTCCACAGCCTGAAAGCTGTTCTTAAGGCAAAAGGTTACAACACAGCTGTAGGTGACGAAGGTGGATTCGCTCCTAACCTTAAGTCAAATGAAGAAGCACTTTCTACAATCATTGAAGCAATCGAAAAAGCAGGCTACAAGCCAGGAGAAGAAGTTCTTCTTGCAATGGACGTAGCAGCTTCTGAAATCTATAACAAAGAAGACGGTAAATACCACCTATCTGGTGAAGGCGTTGTTCGCACATCAGCAGAAATGGTTGATTGGTACGAAGAAATGTGCAACAAATACCCAATCATCTCGATCGAAGACGGTCTTGACGAAAACGACTGGGATGGTTTCAAACTTCTGACTGACCGTATCGGTAAAAAGGTTCAATTAGTAGGGGATGACTTATTCGTAACAAACACGACTAAGCTTTCTCAAGGTATCGAGCAAGGTATCGGTAACTCAATCCTGATCAAAGTAAACCAAATCGGTACACTGACAGAAACATTCGACGCGATCGAAATGGCGAAGCGCGCTGGTTACACAGCAGTCATCTCTCACCGTTCTGGTGAAACAGAAGACAGCACAATCGCTGACATTGCAGTTGCAACAAACGCTGGTCAAATCAAAACAGGTGCTCCATCACGTACAGACCGCGTAGCGAAATACAACCAACTTCTTCGCATCGAAGATCAATTGGCTCACACAGCTCAATATCTTGGCGCGAAAACTTTCTACAACGTTAATCGCTAA
- the gpmI gene encoding 2,3-bisphosphoglycerate-independent phosphoglycerate mutase, which translates to MSKSPVALIILDGFACRNTTEGNAVAQANKPNFDRLWNQYPHNQLTASGEAVGLPEGQMGNSEVGHLNIGAGRVVYQSLTRVNLAIREGEFEQNTTFLDAINHAKAKGTNLHIFGLLSDGGVHSHIEHLYALLGLAAKEGMKDVYVHAFLDGRDVGPQTAKKYIEDAEAKMKEIGVGQFATISGRYYSMDRDKRWERVEKSYRAMVYGEGPSYQDPIELVNDSYENGIYDEFVIPSVITKENGEPVATIKDEDAVIFYNFRPDRAIQISNTFANADFRSFDRGDKSPKDLHFVCLTRFSETVDGFVAFKPTNLDNTLGEVLSQNGLKQLRIAETEKYPHVTFFMSGGREDEFPGEKRILIDSPKVATYDLKPEMSAYEVTDALLEEIREDRQDAIILNFANPDMVGHSGMLEPTIKAVETVDECLGKIIDLITEKGGTAIITADHGNADEVLTEEGTPMTAHTTNPVPVIVTKEGIELRDGGILGDLAPTMLELLNVNQPAEMTGTSLIKK; encoded by the coding sequence ATGAGTAAGTCACCAGTAGCATTAATCATCTTAGATGGTTTTGCCTGCCGTAATACCACAGAGGGGAATGCTGTTGCACAGGCAAACAAACCGAATTTTGACCGCCTGTGGAATCAATATCCCCACAACCAGCTGACGGCAAGTGGAGAAGCAGTAGGGCTTCCTGAAGGTCAGATGGGTAACTCTGAAGTGGGTCACTTGAATATCGGTGCAGGACGCGTCGTATATCAAAGCTTGACCCGTGTGAATTTGGCCATCCGTGAAGGGGAATTCGAACAGAATACCACTTTCCTTGATGCGATCAATCACGCGAAGGCAAAAGGCACCAATCTTCATATCTTCGGACTTCTTTCGGATGGCGGCGTGCACAGCCACATCGAGCACCTTTATGCCCTTCTTGGTTTAGCGGCCAAAGAAGGAATGAAGGATGTTTATGTCCATGCCTTCCTTGACGGTCGAGACGTCGGCCCTCAAACGGCTAAGAAGTACATTGAAGATGCAGAAGCAAAAATGAAAGAAATCGGCGTCGGCCAATTCGCGACGATTTCAGGTCGTTACTACTCTATGGACCGGGATAAGCGCTGGGAGCGTGTGGAGAAATCCTATCGTGCAATGGTGTACGGCGAAGGCCCAAGCTATCAGGATCCAATCGAGCTTGTGAACGATTCATATGAAAACGGGATTTACGATGAATTCGTCATCCCATCCGTGATCACGAAAGAAAACGGAGAGCCGGTTGCGACGATCAAAGATGAAGATGCAGTCATCTTCTACAACTTCCGTCCAGACCGCGCCATCCAGATTTCAAATACATTTGCGAATGCAGATTTCCGTTCATTCGACCGCGGGGACAAGTCCCCTAAAGATCTTCACTTTGTGTGCTTGACACGCTTCAGTGAAACGGTTGACGGATTTGTTGCTTTCAAACCGACAAACCTTGATAACACGCTTGGTGAAGTCCTTTCACAAAATGGACTGAAACAGCTGCGTATCGCCGAAACGGAGAAATATCCTCATGTCACGTTCTTTATGAGCGGCGGCCGTGAAGATGAATTCCCAGGCGAAAAACGGATCCTCATCGATTCCCCTAAAGTAGCGACGTACGACTTAAAGCCTGAAATGAGTGCTTATGAAGTGACGGACGCTTTACTTGAAGAGATTCGTGAAGATCGTCAGGATGCGATCATCCTGAACTTTGCAAACCCTGATATGGTCGGTCACTCAGGCATGCTTGAGCCGACGATCAAAGCAGTTGAAACAGTGGATGAGTGCCTTGGCAAAATCATTGACCTCATCACTGAAAAAGGCGGAACGGCCATCATCACTGCAGATCACGGGAATGCGGATGAAGTACTGACTGAAGAAGGCACGCCAATGACGGCCCACACGACGAACCCGGTTCCTGTCATCGTGACAAAAGAAGGCATCGAGCTTCGTGACGGTGGAATCCTTGGAGATCTTGCCCCAACAATGTTAGAACTATTGAATGTCAATCAACCAGCAGAAATGACTGGAACATCATTAATTAAAAAATAA
- the tpiA gene encoding triose-phosphate isomerase, translating to MRKPIIAGNWKMNKTLGEAKSFTEEVKGLVPDQEVVDSVICSPALFLESLVGLTKDSKVAVGAQNMHFEENGAFTGEVSPVALADLGVQYVILGHSERREMFNETDESVNKKTLAAFKHGLTPIVCVGETLEQRENNETKELVGTQVKNALAGLSEDQVKQTVIAYEPIWAIGTGKSSTAEDANEVCAHIRQVVVGEVSQAAADAVRIQYGGSVKPANIKEYMAQSDIDGALVGGASLEPQSFLQLLEGASNNE from the coding sequence ATGCGTAAACCGATTATTGCGGGTAACTGGAAAATGAACAAGACGCTTGGAGAAGCGAAATCCTTCACTGAAGAAGTGAAAGGTTTAGTGCCTGATCAAGAAGTTGTTGATTCTGTCATTTGTTCACCAGCCCTATTTCTAGAAAGCCTTGTAGGCTTAACAAAGGATTCAAAAGTGGCTGTAGGTGCTCAAAACATGCACTTTGAAGAGAACGGAGCGTTCACAGGTGAAGTGAGCCCTGTTGCCCTTGCTGACCTTGGTGTGCAATATGTCATCCTTGGACACTCTGAGCGCCGTGAAATGTTCAATGAAACAGACGAGTCAGTGAACAAGAAGACGCTTGCTGCTTTCAAACATGGGTTGACGCCAATCGTGTGCGTTGGTGAAACGTTAGAACAGCGTGAAAACAACGAAACAAAAGAACTTGTCGGAACTCAAGTGAAAAATGCACTTGCAGGTCTTTCAGAAGATCAAGTGAAACAAACGGTCATTGCCTATGAGCCAATCTGGGCGATCGGTACAGGGAAATCTTCTACAGCAGAAGATGCGAACGAAGTATGTGCCCACATCCGTCAAGTGGTTGTAGGAGAAGTCTCTCAGGCAGCGGCAGACGCAGTGCGCATTCAATACGGCGGCAGCGTAAAGCCTGCTAACATCAAAGAATACATGGCACAATCAGATATCGACGGTGCCCTTGTAGGTGGAGCAAGCCTTGAGCCTCAAAGCTTCCTGCAGCTGTTAGAAGGAGCAAGCAATAATGAGTAA
- a CDS encoding phosphoglycerate kinase, whose product MNKKSIKDVDVRGKRVFCRVDFNVPMSEGKITDETRIQAALPTIKYLVEGGAKVILASHLGRPKGEVVEELRLTPVAKRLSELLDTNVAKADEAYGEAVQSKISDMAEGDVLVLENVRFYPGETKNDSELAKEFAALADLYVNDAFGAAHRAHASTEGIAKHLPAVAGLLMEKELEVLGKALSNPERPFTAIVGGAKVKDKIGVIDNLLDKVDNLIIGGGLAYTFVKAQGHEVGKSLLEEDKIDLAKQFMKKAEDKGVKFLMPVDVVVADDFSNDANTQEVDIDSIPSDWEALDIGPKTRAIFQDAIKSSKLVIWNGPMGVFELETFANGTKAVAEALADATDTYSVIGGGDSAAAVEKFGYADQMSHISTGGGASLEFMEGKELPGVVALNDK is encoded by the coding sequence ATGAACAAAAAGTCGATCAAAGATGTCGATGTAAGAGGGAAACGCGTATTTTGCCGTGTAGACTTCAACGTACCAATGTCTGAAGGCAAAATCACAGATGAAACCCGTATCCAGGCTGCACTGCCTACGATCAAGTACTTGGTAGAAGGCGGAGCGAAAGTCATTTTGGCAAGTCACTTGGGCCGTCCTAAAGGTGAAGTGGTTGAAGAACTTCGTCTGACACCTGTTGCGAAAAGACTTTCAGAACTTCTTGACACAAATGTTGCCAAAGCGGATGAAGCTTATGGTGAAGCTGTTCAATCGAAGATCAGCGACATGGCTGAAGGGGACGTCCTTGTATTGGAAAATGTCCGCTTCTACCCTGGCGAAACAAAAAATGATTCTGAGCTTGCGAAAGAATTCGCAGCGCTTGCAGATCTGTATGTGAATGATGCTTTCGGTGCTGCCCACCGTGCCCATGCTTCAACTGAAGGGATTGCAAAGCACCTTCCAGCTGTAGCCGGCCTTCTGATGGAAAAAGAGCTTGAAGTATTAGGAAAAGCACTTTCCAATCCGGAACGCCCATTCACAGCGATTGTTGGTGGAGCAAAGGTAAAAGATAAAATCGGTGTCATCGACAACCTTCTTGATAAAGTGGACAACCTGATCATCGGTGGCGGACTTGCTTACACATTCGTGAAAGCACAAGGCCATGAAGTCGGTAAATCACTTCTTGAGGAAGATAAGATCGATTTAGCGAAGCAATTCATGAAAAAAGCAGAAGACAAAGGTGTTAAGTTCCTCATGCCTGTCGATGTAGTCGTTGCAGATGATTTCTCTAACGATGCGAACACGCAGGAAGTGGATATCGATTCGATCCCATCTGATTGGGAAGCACTTGATATCGGACCTAAGACAAGAGCAATATTCCAAGATGCGATCAAGAGCTCTAAGCTTGTCATCTGGAATGGACCGATGGGTGTATTCGAATTAGAAACATTCGCAAACGGAACGAAAGCCGTAGCGGAGGCGTTAGCCGATGCAACAGATACATACTCTGTTATCGGTGGCGGTGACTCTGCAGCAGCCGTTGAGAAATTCGGCTATGCGGATCAAATGAGCCACATCTCTACAGGTGGCGGGGCTTCACTTGAATTCATGGAAGGAAAAGAACTTCCTGGAGTAGTCGCTCTTAACGATAAGTAA